AAATGGTGACAATTCCTTCAATGGATCCATTCCTTGCATACCAAACTTTCTTACAGCTACAACAGAAATGGAATAAGGAAACTATGTTAAGCAAAACTATGGGAATTCTCACAAGCAAAGTTTATTATACTGGTACTGAATCCCAGACCGGTTGGCCGGTGGTACAATTTGATATATGCCTCTGTGCCATTCCATACCGGACCCGAACCGACACCAAGAGAGGGCAAAGAGAGAACAAGAAAGGATGAGAGAGAGTGGGGAAGgagagaaggggagagggagggagagagagagagagggcctcCAGAGATCATCAGAGGGTACCTGAGCTCGCTGCACACTGTGGAAGGCCCCTGTTTATGGCTCCGATATGGTAGAAGGCGCCTGCACACTATGCATAGCAAACTCGACTGCCCTCCATAGGCCCCCTCTCTcattctccttctccttccctctcctccctctctctctcttcctctctttccttctccctctccctctcctcaacGGTATCTCGTTTCGAATGACAAAACCATGTCGGTCAGTTGTTAGTATAGTTCGATACACCCCCAAACTGTGTGGTTCGGCGAACCATACTGGCAAGTATAAAACCTCAAAAGTGGTGGTGacatgatttgaatttgaacGGAGCAAAAATTATGGGCACTTTTATTTATTACTGCATGCCAAAGTTGCTTCTCCACAGACACAAATAAAGTGGACTGAACAAAAACACAGCTGCATCACTTAACTACTCAAGTGTTTCTGGTCGAGCTTTGTATATGTCTCACAACTATCTAAACACTTCTGATACAATCTTCTGCACAGACAGAACTATCTAAACACTTGAAATACAATGTCAGACTGACATCCAACCTTTTTCATGAAAAGGTTCATCATGAGGTAGGATCTTATAACCAAACAACCAAGAATTTGTTCCCCCCCACAACCCCCCCCCAAccccacacaaaaaaaaaaagggagaaaaaaaaaagcacacaTACACCCAACTCATAACCAGAGCTTCTACAAATACCAACCGCAGGAGAAATGTTGACTTAGCTAATGAATcaaacaccatcaaaatggttaaGCAATTTCTTCCCCATAGTTGTTGATAAGAAGTATAGCCACAATTATATAGATTTCCAAGACCATGCTATTTTCCTTTGAGCCAATCCTCTCTAAACTATCAAAGTGATCTCACTAATATGTGAATCTGCAGGCTTTCATTAGTTGACAATCAACTCACAGGGCACTCATAAATTCACAATGACAATGACTTTGGGAAAtcagccatgaaatttttctcatgtttCTTCAGCTCTGAACATATGACTAAATTTATTTTTACAAAGCCCTCTTTCTGTAACAGCCTAATAGGATAGGATGTTTTTGCCATTTTTTCTCAGGCATACCAAAAATCTTTCCATTCCAAACAATTAAGCATCAGTGCCCTCAGAATATTTCACATACAAATTTGGTAGGGTTGTAGTGAAACTAAATGAAAACATGCTTCTATCTTTATGGAGGAATGCTCCCAAGTTTAAAATTGTTTTCTCGTATATACAAACTGACATGTAGCACCACCAATGGCAGTCCCAAGGCCCAAGTGAAAAAAGGGAGAGGGTCGATATTAGGCTGCAACCAATCATGAAAAGCATGTAGAGTGATGAAATGTATCTAGATTCAGCTTTTGTGAATGTTAGGGTGGAGACAATGAAAGCTTGACATAAGCTCGGAAATGACCCTAAATAGGAATGCTTGGCGAATGAGGATCACAAAGACAACCTAGAATAGTTGGGATAAGGCTTCACTGTGATGGTAATTACCAACTAACatgtcatgcatgaattttattgAAGGACTTTTTTACGATCTCATAATGACAGACCCCTTAACAAACTAGTCAGCAAACACACAAgaatgaccatgattctgctaACAGTAAGGAGTAAAAACATAGCATGTTAATAGAAAGGAAAAAGAGTAGACATGATAAAACATCATTATTTAAAGACTTGAGTATGCTGGATAATGAAATACCTGATACTTGTCTGCCCACCTGTTTCAATGAACCATACAGTTCACAtcaaaaatagcatttagtaaAGTAACAATTAAAGTAAATGAATCATCACAAGCAATAATCCTTTTTGAGAATGAAATCCTAATAAATTTTAACAGTTTCAAGCTACATGCAAGGCCATAAAACCACAATTGAAAACATAGAAATTTATTGTATCTAATCAATTAACACACAACACTTATCGCAATACTGGTACAGCATAGGCTTCTCTAAGGTAGAACTAGTATCAGTACATATTGCAGCATATATCTACACCCAAAAACCTCCAGCATAGGCAATCCATGGGCTAATAGATATGACTTTTTACACAGACAGGACCAgccaaaatagatattaatttttaatataaatgacCCTGATCAGTTATATATATGTGTGGATTTTTCAATATATAGGCTAACAGATATGACTTTTTGCATAGACAGGACCAGAATAAACATGATCTGTTCACATAAATGCTTATAATTGCTTCTAGATATACACATAAATTTCTGAATTATTCAATGTCATGGAGATATAGGTGGAATTCATTAAGattcaaattataatttcaaaagaaCTAGGCCTGCTTAATAATTAATTCAATGATCTGATCTTATCTCCTTGAAATCATTTCAGAATTGATAATATGAAAATTATGGATGCTCAGCTCAATCTACTGGCTGGTGAAATTCTTCTTAAAATACCGATATAattattttcttagaaaaatgatGGTTGATGGTGAAAATTCAAAAAGCGTCTCTTGCAGCTTTACTCATTTGCTTTGCACTGATCAATGTTTGCATAAGTTGAAAACATATAATACCTTTAGTAAGAAGATATTTTAACAGATGCATGGTGTGAGTTATTATGGCACACTTTTCTTGTAAATGTTGGTTTATTATTATTTTCCATGCATCCAAAACTTTCTCCTCATACTATGTTGTATAAAGCCACCAAAATAGCATTCATCTTCTCCAACTCAACATAAATAACTTTAGATATCAATGATGGAACAtgttacttttaatttttatggtcCGCTTTGATCATCATGGAGTCACGTCTACAATGACACCTTTGTTTAATTGCCATGATAACCTTGTTGGCTTACTTCTTTGACACTGTTAACCATCTATGGCATTGTTAAACCAACTACGCAACTGAGATTTGAGGAATCTCTACTCTATCCTTTGTGGTGACCTAATATCGCGATCAAACATCCAAAATTTCAGATCCCAATAGCTTGCTATGCCATTAAGCAAACAAAAAAAGACAAAGAACAATAGAATAAAAGCAATCAGCATTGTGATAGCATGATTAAGCTCAAGAGAATCAAACAATACTGTTTGTACTTTAATTTTACCAAAGTCATTATTGAAAAGACTCGTCACTAACAAATAagcattacaaaatcatgattgAGCTTCTAAACCATGTAAATCAGtgccagattcttcataaaaCAGCCGACAGTTTCACCCCGATCAGATCATTAACAATGGGGCAAAACTAGAACAAGCTAAAAAGGGCAAATCGACGTACCTAGATCCCAAACTTGGAGCTTAATATTGTTGTATTGCACCGTTTCCACATTGAATCCGATCGCTAAATGTGACCAAAACGAAAAGAAAATCGAGCGATTAGCAAAGCAGAAATTTCAAGAATcaaagggggagagagaggggggacgGGAGGGACAAGACGCACTTGGGATCGTGGAAACTACTTCCCCCATCTGCAGCCGATCTGAAACCAAGAAAACGAAATAGATATAGTCCCAGAGATCCAAAATGAAGAACGAATTcaggaaagaaaaaggagggcAAGAAAGATACAGAGGATGGTGGTTTTCCCGGCATTGTCAAGGCCAAGAACGAGGATCCGAGCCTCCCGGTTGCCAAAGAGGGAAGAGAGCATCCGGGTGAAGAGGATGCCCATGGCGGCTGCGGATCGATGTATCCGAGGGCTCGAATTCCCCTAGAGCCAATCCAGATCAGCGGCGCAGAACTCCATCCCCAGCGATCAAGAAGGGTTGGAGAGATCTACGAATAGGCAGACCCCAATTCCCTGCGATCAAGAAGGGTTGGAGAGAGATCTACAAGTAGAATAGGATCCGCTTGCTTGCCTGGCTCGCAGTTTTCTCTTCTTCGAACCGGTTGGTTGGAGTCTCGGAGTCTCGGGACCGATGGGGGAATGTCCAGGGGAACTTGAGCTAGGAAAGAGAGACTCCGTTGGCGATTTATGGGACCCACCGAAAGAATGAAGGGGGATAGGCGGCTAGCCAGCCGGCGAGGTCAATATAAAAGGGACGAGCTATTTTTTTTAACCATATTTCCtctaaaagaaaaaacaaaaatcaaatcgCTGTGGAACACATTCTGCCAATAAAGTCCGTCAATtctctaatttaaaaaattacaaaacaaaaaatatcaTATGATCGAATAAAATCCATCTATCTACGTTCAAGATGCTTGATtcgtaattaaaattaaaattaaaatcaaaatcaaaatgatctaatcccaAAAATATTTGCTTCATGAccaaaattagaatcaaaataaaaatttgaatttttgagaaGAGTGgagattgagttttagatagattggaCCATTCATATTTCACTctagaatcaaaatcgaaatgggactcttttcaatcaaataatttgaATGGGAGTCAcacattttcattccaatttcgaacCTCCACTCCCCCAACCAAGCACCCccatcatctcttctttctcgttaAGCTCTTTTCTTCGTTCTTAAATCTTTTTCTTTCACAAATCTTCTCTATCATGATGTAAAAATTTGGGCTTGGTCCGCTTGACCGACCAATACTTGACCCATTTGGGCTGGCTGCATGTGTTTTGCATATAACTAGCAACTCTAGGAGTCTTCTTTCTCAACAATTATGAGATAAAGCTAGAGCCTTAGAGTCATCGAAATCCGGAGTTTTATAAATAAGACCCTCTCCCCTCTATGGCCCTCTATTGGCGATCATTACGCCtcatctctcttttctctctttgaaTTCACGGCATCCCATTATTGTATCCACTGAAAATTGGAGCAGGAGACACCATCAGTAGTGAGGTAAAACCTCGGCCTTCCTCTCCTTTATTCCCTCGTCTCTTCATGATTTTAAACCACCCACCTCTAACATTGATTTTGCTAGCAATCAACTGAGAAAAAAAATTCCTATTCCACCCCTATTTTTCCACTTTTCTCCTTTTTCCAACCATTAGTGCCGGCGCCTCTTGACAACAAACCCCTGGTCAATTCTCCTAGCCTCGCTATAACCCTCCACGATGGAGCTGTGGCCATTGATGATCATCCAATGACCAAAAAATGGAGAAAACCTCTAATTCTTATGTTTTTTTATgctttttctcttgatttttcagTGGCTAATCACTCCCACTAGTTATCCACCACCTTCGGCCATGGATCATACTCTTTGGTACGATCTCTAGCGATCCcgacctcttcttcctcttttaggACAGGTGAagccttctctctcttctttctcttctctctcttatttctctctctaaactagCCCAAGGATCTCAATTCAAAGTTCTATCTCTTTTTGCTATGAATCAAAGTTGGCTCTAATAAAGAGGCCCTATATTGCCATGGTACTCGGGTGGCATATTGACCTATTATCCCAAACCTTGCTATGTACCTTTAGAATTTGATTACCATTGATTTTTATTGAATCATCTAAATTATAATTGATCTTGACTGGTTGAGTTCATCATATTAGAAGTCAGGTGCTACCATTTGGTCTGTCTTGTCTTTCATTTTGATTTGGATATGAAGCCATATATCCTATAGTACTCCAAATTGGATCATTTTGTCCAATTTATTCTCAGTTCTTTTGGTTTTgaagttattgatgatggatttTAATGGCTTTGAATCAGTTTGGATGATTCACATAGTTAAACTTTGAAGGTTCTACAATAAAAGAGATAGGTGATCATGATATTTCTTACTAATTTATGAAGTACCAATTGTATCCAAtgcttaaaaatttataaaacataaaaagaatatCTAATATTGATGAttcaatatttttcttaaattaagACTCAAGCATATGATATTATGCAAATAATgtattatcacaaaaattatagttttatcgatattttaatatgaatagcTTGTTTATAAACTATAAACTCCATATTTATGATATttgtatttttatgataaaaaattaattgcaTGATTATGTTATTAGTAATAAtttatggactatgaaatctataaaatttatttaatgtcTTTGaacttgtttatttatttatcatatttaaatatatattttaagaaaatatgatttaagaaatATGACTATAGGTTCTTAGAAAGCTATGTATAACCCTTCTAATTGGTATAATAGTTGGCATAAAGTCTTCTCCAGTGGGTTATAGTAGGTTGACATATGACCTATATCACTAGGTTGTAGTAGCTGGCATACGACCTTTGACAATGGGTCTTAGTAGCTTGGCATACGACTCTCGCCAATGGATTATAATAATTGGTATAGACTCTCTCCAGTAAGTTATAGTAGCTTAACATACATCCTTCTTTAGCAGATTATAGCAGCTTAACATATGACCCCATGAGTGGGTTATATTAGGTGGCATGATATCGATTAAGATACTATTATGGGTACAAGATGACCTTAGCATTTAGTTTGAgagaattatattaattataatatgataaaataatgaaagatttataaccttttttatgaaatttgcattatttatatgtatgaaaaaaatatgactgatttatgacttattttatgatattattatatttttgaataTGCTATTTTGCAATGATagctatttttttaaatgatgcattaatttatattaaaacttatgcttgatccagtAAGATGGTGTGAGGTTATATGTTGAGTTATAAAGctcatatttctttttatttttttttatagaggacTAAGATCACAATGAATGAAGAATAGTTTAGGCTTCAAATTAGCTAACAAGCTTGATAATCTTATAGCAAAATTTTAGTTGGATATGAATTTATAGTTGATgactttatgaattttgaaattttaaatttggaaTTAGTCATTCTGAACCagcatttatttaattatttaatggatgattaatttagatctttttatttttatatgatattatgaTTGTTGACTTCATATTATTATGGGTTGTACCCTTTAATAGCATGGTCATATTATGTACCGGATTTAGGGCATAATATGTGAAGGCATCTA
Above is a genomic segment from Elaeis guineensis isolate ETL-2024a chromosome 1, EG11, whole genome shotgun sequence containing:
- the LOC105039247 gene encoding ADP-ribosylation factor 1 isoform X3, producing the protein MGILFTRMLSSLFGNREARILVLGLDNAGKTTILYRLQMGEVVSTIPTIGFNVETVQYNNIKLQVWDLGGQTSIRPYWRCYFPNTQAIIYVVDSSDTDRLVTAKDEFHAILEEEELKGAVVLVYANKQAQ